A single genomic interval of Procambarus clarkii isolate CNS0578487 chromosome 17, FALCON_Pclarkii_2.0, whole genome shotgun sequence harbors:
- the LOC138365733 gene encoding peptidyl-prolyl cis-trans isomerase-like, whose protein sequence is MSEPVKRLVEAGRVLAVQEDQDGRRSARITLQDGQLFLHSLLRQPTPAHAHTLQESEVVGVLEPSCTLAFLDLGWAGSTRGRVTIQLTPDTPLARQFVLLCTGQRGHTYRNTKLLQVWGKGEARECVVGGDYESNDGEGGAPLLPDLQGQYRGSGRAGAVWARYGQGGPWSAQFTITTRDRQDGHQWPDVFGDVVSGLDVVRAAVNHSDIREVTVLDCGVVLPL, encoded by the exons atgagtgagcccgtcaagaggctggtggaggctggccgggtgttggccgtccaggaagaccaagatggccgccgctccgccaggataactctacaagacggacagctgttcctccactcactcctgcgtcagcccacgcccgcccacgcccacaccctccag gagagtgaggttgtgggcgtgctggagccctcctgcaccctggcgttccttgacctcgggtgggcggggtcaacaagagggcgggtcaccatccagctgacccctgacactccgctggccagacagtttgtgttgttgtgtacgggccagcggggccacacctaccgcaacactaaactgttgcaggtgtggggcAAGGGTGAGGcaagggagtgtgtggtgggcggagactacgagagtaatgatggtgagggaggagccccactgctgcctgacctccaggggcagtaccggggGTCAGGCCGGGCAGGAGCTGTGTGGGCCAGGTATGGGCAGGGGGGTCCCTGGAGTGCccagttcaccatcaccaccagggaccgccaggaTGGTCACCAGTGGCCAgatgtcttcggtgatgtggtgagcggcctggatgtggtgagggcagcagtcaaccacagtgacattagagAGGTGACTGTgttggactgtggtgttgtgctgccactctag